From one Triticum aestivum cultivar Chinese Spring chromosome 4B, IWGSC CS RefSeq v2.1, whole genome shotgun sequence genomic stretch:
- the LOC123092186 gene encoding 60S ribosomal protein L18-3 — protein MGIDLVAGGRNKRTKRTAPKSDDVYLKLLVKLYRFLARRTKSQFNAVILKRLFMSKTNRPPLSLRRLVKFMDGKDNQIAVVVGTITDDKRVYEVPAIKVAALRFTETARARIVNAGGECLTFDQLALRAPLGQNTVLLRGPKNAREAVRHFGKAPGVPHSHTKPYVRSKGRKFEKARGRRNSRGFKV, from the exons atg GGTAtcgacctcgtcgccggcggccgTAACAAGAGGACCAAGCGCACCGCGCCAAAGTCGGACGATGTCTACCTCAAGCTTCTGGTGAAG CTCTACCGCTTCCTGGCGAGGAGGACCAAGAGCCAGTTCAATGCCGTGATCCTGAAGCGCCTCTTCATGAGCAAGACCAACCGCCCGCCGCTCTCGCTTCGTCGCCTCGTCAAGTTCATGGATGGCAAG GATAACCAAATCGCTGTGGTCGTGGGCACCATAACCGACGACAAGAGAGTTTACGAGGTGCCGGCGATCAAGGTGGCAGCTCTCAGGTTCACTGAGACGGCAAGGGCCCGCATTGTGAATGCCGGTGGAGAATGCCTCACCTTTGACCAGCTGGCCCTTCGTGCTCCTCTTGGCCAGAACACG GTTCTCCTGAGGGGTCCAAAGAATGCCCGTGAGGCAGTGAGGCACTTCGGTAAGGCTCCTGGTGTGCCGCACAGCCATACCAAGCCTTATGTCCGCTCGAAGGGAAGGAAGTTTGAGAAGGCAAGAGGAAGGAGGAACAGCAGAGGCTTCAAGGTCTAG
- the LOC123092185 gene encoding Fanconi anemia group I protein, whose protein sequence is MSAAAVDGPPSSQQPARPTVESVLQLASRDPSAAVPLLPALPPDALADLLCSLSAASPPNHLSLLPTLLSLSPNPSAASAAFSSLLNAPSWPSPTLLAVASLLRDLPVSFRSRVPDCLSKVLSLLPGADVQDLPTLAYQLLLLASKPLHPQLVLAGLLRFFGGRHGARVRAPPSIARQVEGTVLMHVAFAVKQDPALAREVVTAVKANAAGVLNGFAVAVLLSVARVRRFNDSAVGVLRDAATTSRRDYRTSRRCKWLPDRLKEESAEAAHCVEKALLKAVAESIGGREHVVPSIVQVGFLLLEASNGDPGDEDVPDEGVMSTEEIGVNMLKSLFETHEMARTEIIEQCKFRILSAKPQQSAPVLRLLGCLVRSHPFPMLEYVAHLKELLDYFAFMNDRISTGLINCILPLTKFSRDLKDYIILVVRKAMFKREDAVRIAATNAIVELIVTESEYRKNEANPFQDSSSQPSSSQQPEIHRVVGVELFQELSGLLRRCLSQQARVKTVLYEGLIRIVTSDPDVADNVLDFLWPHFLNYYIENAECPLKMDSCFKVENAKVCMVEPLDCLLSCVTCILRAQQNSKCHRPRDAYWKCFGFAPSQDNEVGRSSSRDLFMKGLSNIQKYLRKCLTEDQRGQTQEAGSASSSLEIVQCHNVFMPGIVEVFVDFAASKLAEAADEPKEKLEKEILELVDAHSGFERKTSKSREKVAPRRGDSRGATDRQTNEPKENSNASLLKLHEKRGEFMNSSLYELVVMCTKQYHADKYDKGSQRPSQSKLNQSSSLLSFVLKACLEMFRSLTAKSSGLAIGNLRRTLYEDVKNFAQPIVKLIWWFMLDSEQENGGFKKNTTQGKRTVENKKDQLYLALTCFKELFKLSVSEDRSSDIIDLLISSAPSNIEDMMEADQLHDNDTTVTENPEKRGAHVFLNILKMLYARALSQSLSRESEAVSELIFGISRKLHPDQRHLVGHWAAGLCRKNTVQSPTTAQEMVKLAVHLMTTPDDMILVHEMTTELKKLIAPGDEESVDSSEAFLIVNCKTKNSLVAVFLHMVESSLIELEWGLGKLKAMLTLGYGSSNVDEDQPADERMQRMFLEEAFYSRSTSVVHVLSSFTHMSLKDSQAEQFLKLTAKFYKLLARISKSQIAPKGYKQFIPGLKFQKMAEVTCRMLTAPLYNFVFTLQESEQPHKKRILAKIKRESKCIPDLIFQVEDYEKYLIQLSKLTKVNLLRHAKRSVARDFRIQPKEKAAEEEREGDSPPASAASPESDPEEDAEGPDVPADENLQASAQHDDAVQDYSESDGEEEEVLVHRKRANANQIVQDSESDGEEEEVLARRKRGKTSQMVQDSESDGEEEEMLARRKRAKTNQIIQDSESDEDAEGE, encoded by the exons ATGTCGGCGGCCGCCGTCGATGGCCCTCCCTCGTCGCAGCAACCCGCACGGCCCACCGTGGAATCTGTCCTCCAACTCGCCTCCCGCGACCCCTCAGCCGCGGTCCCCCTCCTACCCGCTCTCCCGCCAGACGCCCTCGCcgacctcctctgctccctctccgccgcctccccccCGAACCACCTCTCCCTCCTCCCAACCCTGCTCTCCCTCTCCCCAAACCCCTCGGCCGCCTCCGCTGCCTTCTCCTCCCTCCTCAACGCGCCCAGCTGGCCGTCTCCGACCCTCCTCGCCGTCGCCTCCCTCCTGCGCGACCTCCCCGTGTCATTCCGATCCCGTGTTCCCGACTGCCTATCTAAGGTTCTCTCCCTCCTCCCCGGCGCCGATGTCCAGGACCTCCCCACACTCGCCTAtcagctcctcctcctcgcctccaaACCGCTCCACCCCCAGCTCGtcctcgccggcctcctccgctTCTTCGGCGGCCGCCACGGCGCCCGTGTGCGCGCCCCGCCGTCCATCGCACGGCAGGTCGAGGGCACCGTGCTGATGCACGTCGCCTTCGCGGTTAAGCAGGACCCTGCACTGGCAAGGGAGGTGGTAACCGCCGTCAAGGCCAATGCCGCGGGTGTGCTCAATGGATTCGCCGTGGCGGTACTGCTGTCCGTGGCACGCGTGCGGAGGTTCAATGACAGTGCTGTGGGCGTGCTCCGGGACGCTGCCACTACATCACGCCGGGATTATCGGACGTCGAG GCGCTGCAAGTGGTTGCCAGATCGCCTGAAAGAGGAAAGTGCGGAGGCTGCTCATTGTGTTGAGAAGGCACTACTGAAAGCA GTCGCTGAGAGCATTGGTGGGAGGGAGCATGTTGTTCCAAGCATTGTTCAGGTAGGTTTTCTCCTGTTAGAAGCCTCAAATGGTGATCCAGGGGACGAAGATGTTCCAGACGAAGGGGTTATGAGCACTGAAGAAATAGGTGTTAATATGCTCAAGTCGTTGTTTGAGACCCATGAAATGGCACGCACTGAG ATAATTGAACAATGCAAGTTCCGGATCCTCTCAGCAAAGCCCCAGCAAAGTGCACCAGTTCTTCG GTTGCTTGGATGCTTAGTTCGGAGTCATCCGTTTCCAATGCTAGAATACGTTGCACACCTGAAGGAGTTACTGGACTATTTTGCCTTCATGAATGACAGGATATCGACGGGTCTGATAAATTGCATCTTGCCACTCACTAAGTTCAGCCGTGATCTCAAG GATTACATAATACTGGTAGTAAGGAAGGCCATGTTCAAGCGGGAGGATGCTGTCCGGATTGCCGCTACAAATGCTATAGTTGAGCTGATTGTAACAGAGAGCGAGTATAGGAAAAACGAAGCTAATCCTTTTCAAGATTCATCAAGTCAACCGAGCTCTAGCCAGCAACCTGAAATACATCGAGTGGTTGGTGTGGAACTCTTTCAAGAATTAAGTGGATTGCTTCGCAGATGTCTTTCGCAGCAG GCTAGAGTCAAAACAGTTTTGTACGAGGGTCTCATTCGAATTGTTACCTCCGATCCAGATGTTGCAGACAATGTACTTGATTTCCTGTGGCCCCACTTCCTAAACTATTACATAGAG AATGCAGAATGCCCCCTTAAAATGGATTCATGCTTTAAAGTTGAGAATGCCAAAGTATGTATGGTGGAACCTTTGGATTGCCTACTGTCATGTGTCACGTGCATTCTTCGAGCTCAGCAAAATAGTAAATGTCACCGACCACGTGATGCATATTGGAAGTGTTTCGGTTTTGCTCCTTCCCAGGATAATGAG GTTGGAAGATCCTCATCAAGGGACTTGTTCATGAAAGGATTATCAAATATCCAGAAGTATTTGAGGAAATGCCTCACAGAAG ATCAACGAGGACAGACCCAAGAAGCTGGTTCTGCTTCTTCATCTTTGGAGATAGTCCAGTGTCATAATGTTTTTATGCCTGGAATCGTTGAGGTTTTTGTTGATTTTGCCGCTTCAAAACTAGCGGAAGCTGCTGATGAACCAAAGGAGAAGTTAGAAAAAGAAATACTGGAGCTCGTTGATGCTCACAGTGGCTTTGAGAGGAAAACAAGCAAGAGCAGGGAGAAAGTTGCACCAAGAAGAGGGGATTCAAGAGGTGCTACAGATAGGCAGACTAATGAACCTAAGGAAAATTCAAATGCTTCTTTGCTGAAATTACATGAAAAGAGGGGGGAATTTATGAATTCAAGTTTGTATGAGCTTGTAGTGATGTGTACCAAACAGTACCATGCTGATAAATATGATAAAGGCAGCCAGCGTCCTAGCCAATCTAAATTGAATCAGAGCTCCAGTCTATTATCCTTTGTACTGAAAGCCTGCCTTGAGATGTTCAGATCACTTACAGCTAAGTCAAGTGGTCTGGCCATTGGAAATCTAAGAAGAACGCTGTATGAAGATGTAAAAAACTTCGCGCAGCCAATTGTGAAGCTCATATGGTGGTTTATGTTGGATTCAGAGCAAGAGAATGGTGGATTCAAAAAGAACACAACCCAAGGGAAGAGAACAGTTGAAAACAAAAAGGATCAGTTATATCTGGCATTGACATGCTTTAAAGAACTTTTTAAACTAAGTGTATCAGAAGACCGTTCTAGTGACATTATTGATCTTCTGATATCTTCGGCTCCTTCAAATATAGAGGATATGATGGAAGCTGACCAGCTTCATGACAATGACACTACTGTGACTGAGAATCCAGAAAAAAGAGGCGCTCATGTGTTTCTGAACATATTGAAGATGTTATATGCTAGAGCCCTTTCCCAATCCCTTTCACGTGAATCCGAG GCTGTATCTGAACTGATTTTTGGCATATCAAGGAAACTGCATCCTGATCAGAGGCATCTTGTGGGACATTGGGCTGCAGGCTTATGTCGAAAGAATACTGTCCAAAGCCCAACCACCGCACAAGAGATGGTAAAACTTGCTGTCCATCTTATGACAACTCCAGATGACATGATTCTTGTGCATGAGATGACAACAGAGTTGAAGAAGTTAATAGCCCCCGGAGACGAGGAGTCTGTAGATTCTTCCGAGGCATTTCTCATTGTCAATTGTAAAACAAAAAATTCACTTGTTGCTGTCTTCCTTCACATGGTTGAGTCATCTCTTATTGAACTGGAATGGGGTCTTGGTAAGCTTAAGGCAATGCTCACATTAGGTTATGGCTCTTCTAATGTTGACGAGGACCAGCCAGCAGATGAAAGGATGCAAAGAATGTTTCTGGAGGAAGCATTCTACTCAAGATCAACATCAGTAGTTCATGTCCTTTCGTCTTTCACACATATGAGCCTTAAGG ATTCTCAGGCAGAGCAGTTTCTGAAACTGACTGCAAAGTTCTACAAGCTCTTGGCTCGCATCTCAAAGTCTCAGATTGCACCTAAGGGCTACAAGCAGTTCATACCAGGTCTCAAATTTCAGAAAATGGCGGAAGTAACTTGCAGGATGCTTACTGCTCCACTTTACAATTTTGTCTTTACACTTCAAGAG AGTGAGCAACCACACAAAAAAAGAATCCTCGCGAAGATTAAAAGGGAGAGCAAATGCATTCCTGATCTTATTTTCCAGGTGGAGGATTATGAGAAGTACCTAATCCAGTTAAGCAAACTCACAAAGGTGAACCTTTTGAGGCATGCCAAGCGTAGCGTAGCAAGAGATTTTCGGATACAACCAAAGGAGAAAGCTGCAGAAGAAGAACGTGAAGGGGATTCTCCTCCAGCGAGTGCTGCATCACCTGAGAGTGACCCTGAGGAGGATGCAGAAGGTCCAGATGTTCCCGCTGATGAAAACCTGCAGGCAAGTGCACAACATGATGACGCCGTCCAAGATTATTCTGAATCCGACGGAGAAGAGGAGGAAGTATTAGTACACAGGAAGAGAGCTAATGCAAACCAAATTGTCCAAGATTCTGAATCtgatggagaagaggaggaagtaTTAGCACGCAGGAAGAGAGGTAAGACAAGCCAGATGGTCCAAGATTCTGAGTCtgatggagaagaggaggaaaTGTTAGCACGGAGGAAGAGAGCCAAGACAAACCAAATCATCCAAGATTCTGAATCTGATGAAGATGCTGAAGGCGAGTGA